In Planctomycetia bacterium, the genomic stretch AATTCGGCCGGACGCCGTTTACGCAGGCGGCAGCCGACGGGGTGGGCGAAGGGCGCGACCACAACCAATACGGCTTTTCCGTGTGGATGGCCGGTGCGGGCTTGAAGCACGGCTTTGCTTACGGCGCGACCGACGACTTCGGCTACAAGGCGGTCGAGAACCCGGTGCACTGGCACGATTTTCACGCCACGGTGCTGCACCTATTGGGTATCGATCACGAGCGGTTGACGTTTTATCACAACGGTATTAAGCGGCGGCTGACCGATGTGAGCGGGC encodes the following:
- a CDS encoding DUF1501 domain-containing protein — encoded protein: FGRTPFTQAAADGVGEGRDHNQYGFSVWMAGAGLKHGFAYGATDDFGYKAVENPVHWHDFHATVLHLLGIDHERLTFYHNGIKRRLTDVSGRVVRDILA